A single Triticum dicoccoides isolate Atlit2015 ecotype Zavitan chromosome 2A, WEW_v2.0, whole genome shotgun sequence DNA region contains:
- the LOC119351966 gene encoding salicylic acid-binding protein 2-like: MSSSSSSAPAAAVATSTRLILVHGTGHGGWCWYKVATLLRAAGHRVDAPDLAACGADARRLSDAPTFEDYTRPLLDALRALPDGERAVLVGHSFGGMSLALAAEEFPDKVAAAVFLTAFMPDCAGPRTRVIEQVPVSDWMDSVVDEEHVPPSVFLGPDFVRRKLYQLTSEEDYTLCQSLARVSSYYVADQQQRPPFSAARYGAVTKVYVIAKQDQAMVEEYQRQMIAGIPVAEVREMADADHMAMLSAPEELAGHLADIANNYT; this comes from the coding sequence AtgtcgtcatcctcctcctctgcGCCAGCGGCCGCCGTGGCGACGTCGACCCGCCTCATCCTGGTGCACGGCACGGGCCACGGCGGGTGGTGCTGGTACAAGGTCGCCACCCTCCTCCGCGCCGCGGGGCACCGCGTCGACGCGCCGGACCTCGCGGCCTGCGGCGCCGACGCGCGCCGGCTGAGCGACGCGCCAACCTTCGAGGACTACACGCGCCCCCTGCTCGACGCGCTCCGGGCCCTCCCGGACGGCGAGCGAGCGGTGCTCGTGGGCCACAGCTTCGGCGGCATGAGCCTCGCGCTCGCCGCCGAGGAGTTCCCCGACAAGGTCGCCGCCGCCGTGTTCCTCACCGCCTTCATGCCGGACTGCGCCGGCCCGCGCACCCGCGTCATCGAGCAGGTCCCCGTGTCCGACTGGATGGACAGCGTGGTCGACGAGGAGCACGTCCCGCCGTCGGTGTTCCTCGGGCCCGACTTCGTGCGCCGGAAGCTCTACCAGCTGACCTCCGAAGAGGACTACACGCTGTGCCAGAGCCTCGCGCGGGTGAGCTCCTACTACGTGGCCGACCAGCAGCAACGGCCGCCGTTCAGCGCTGCCCGATACGGCGCGGTGACCAAGGTCTATGTGATTGCCAAGCAGGACCAGGCCATGGTCGAGGAGTACCAGAGGCAGATGATCGCAGGCATCCCCGTGGCTGAGGTGAGGGAGATGGCTGACGCCGACCACATGGCCATGCTCTCCGCGCCGGAGGAACTTGCGGGCCACCTCGCCGACATCGCCAACAACTACACTTGA
- the LOC119351964 gene encoding late embryogenesis abundant protein 18-like, translating to MQTAKVKVKDAVSSAKEKAKEGTAKAQGKTGKATATTHGEKEMAKEETRANEAQAKAEMHQEKAEHRAEAAAGRHGATHVPLTGPHGHHRPAGAAADPAYTGTGAYPTTDKYV from the coding sequence ATGCAGACGGCCAAGGTGAAGGTGAAGGACGCGGTGAGCTCGGCCAAGGAGAAGGCGAAGGAGGGCACGGCCAAGGCGCAGGGCAAGACGGGCAAGGCCACGGCGACCACGCACGGCGAGAAGGAGATGGCCAAGGAGGAGACGCGCGCCAACGAGGCCCAGGCCAAGGCCGAGATGCACCAGGAGAAGGCCGAGCACCGCGCCGAGGCCGCCGCGGGGCGCCACGGTGCCACGCACGTGCCCCTCACCGGGCCGCATGGCCACCACCGCCCTGCGGGCGCCGCCGCCGACCCTGCGTACACGGGCACCGGCGCGTACCCGACCACGGACAAGTACGTCTAG
- the LOC119358141 gene encoding late embryogenesis abundant protein 18-like: MQAAKVKAKDMVSSAKEKAKEGSAEVQGKAGKAAATTHGEKEMAKEEERARKGQADAQMHQEKAEHRADAAARRHGTAGTRGHHGPVGTPVAPDPAYPASGWHPAAEKYI, encoded by the coding sequence ATGCAGGCGGCGAAGGTGAAGGCCAAGGACATGGTGAGCTCGGCCAAGGAGAAGGCGAAGGAGGGATCGGCCGAGGTGCAGGGCAAGGCGGGCAAGGCCGCGGCGACCACGCACGGCGAAAAGGagatggccaaggaggaggagcgcgcgcgcAAGGGCCAGGCCGACGCGCAGATGCACCAGGAGAAGGCCGAGCAccgcgccgacgcggccgcgagaCGCCACGGCACGGCCGGGACGCGCGGCCACCACGGCCCCGTTGGCACCCCCGTGGCCCCCGACCCCGCGTACCCGGCCAGCGGCTGGCACCCGGCGGCGGAGAAGTACATCTAG